The Humulus lupulus chromosome 4, drHumLupu1.1, whole genome shotgun sequence genome has a window encoding:
- the LOC133832430 gene encoding uncharacterized protein LOC133832430, translating into MATSASHYLLDESVEALNQIDGISGEVYAKSIEKFENEDKMSLSVARFNKDNLLDDSDDEFGEILLYFACEEYNQLYLSQQPCRNSALSGHEYVMEVLHRHWSRCYDLFRMNKDVFKLFCGVLKEKNLLKNSRYLSVEEQVAMFLFVIGHNERHRVVAERFQHSISTTSHYFRKVLNAICRPSKELITPPSFDNCVGAIYGTHISAHVPIDEQIPYRGRKVDTTQNIMCVCSFDMKFTYVVPGWEGSANDARILLECATNPDYGFPMPPQEKYYLVDSGYTNMPDFLSPYRGERYHLGQYTDLNPIRKKELFNYRHSSLRNVERCFGVLKARFPILKQMPSYDLRIQKYIVIACYGILNFIRTNAEADVYFDGGEGNSDVQATTLQSTDGTLTDSVEFSISRTHIREMAHVRDEIVDHIWRFSRR; encoded by the exons ATGGCAACATCTGCATCACATTACTTATTGGATGAGAGTGTTGAAGCTCTTAATCAAATTGATGGAATTAGTGGAGAAGTATACGCAAAATCTATTGAGAAGTTTGAGAACGAG GATAAAATGTCTTTAAGCGTTGCTCGGTTCAACAAGGATAATTTACTGGACGATTCAGATGATGAGTTTGGAGAGATTTTGCTATATTTTGCTTGCGAGGAATATAATCAATTATATCTATCTCAGCAACCTTGTAGAAATTCAGCTCTTTCAGGCCATGAATACGTTATGGAAGTGTTGCACAGGCATTGGAGTAGGTGTTATGATTTGTTCAGAATGAACAAAGATGTCTTCAAACTATTTTGTGGTGttctaaaagaaaaaaatttattgAAGAACTCACGATATCTGTCTGTTGAAGAACAAGTGGCTATGTTCTTATTTGTGATTGGCCATAATGAACGACATCGTGTGGTTGCTGAACGATTTCAGCACTCCATCTCAACCACATCTCATTATTTTAGGAAGGTTTTGAATGCAATATGTCGTCCATCCAAAGAACTAATTACTCCACCTTCATTTGAT aatTGTGTTGGAGCTATATATGGGACTCATATTTCTGCGCATGTTCCAATTGATGAACAAATACCATATCGAGGTCGAAAAGTGGATACAACTCAGAACATTATGTGTGTATGTTCATTTGACATGAAGTTCACATACGTTGTCCCTGGATGGGAAGGATCAGCTAATGATGCACGAATTCTTCTAGAATGTGCCACAAACCCAGATTATGGATTTCCAATGCCGCCCCAAG AAAAATATTATCTTGTTGATTCTGGCTATACAAACATGCCTGATTTTCTTTCGCCATACCGAGGGGAAAGGTATCATTTGGGCCAGTACACAGATCTTAATCCCATAAGAAAAAAAGAGCTTTTCAATTATCGACACTCTTCCTTGAGAAATGTTGAGCGGTGTTTCGGCGTGTTGAAGGCCCGTTTTCCAATCCTAAAGCAAATGCCTTCATATGATCTAAGAATACAAAAGTACATTGTCATTGCTTGCTATGGGATTCTTAATTTTATAAGGACAAATGCAGAAGCAGATGTATATTTTGATGGAGGTGAAGGAAATTCTGATGTACAGGCCACTACTTTACAAAGCACGGATGGAACTTTGACTGATAGTGTAGAGTTCAGTATTTCTAGAACTCATATACGTGAAATGGCTCATGTTCGTGATGAAATTGTTGACCATATATGGAGATTTAGTCGACGATAG